In Pirellulales bacterium, the genomic window ACAGCATGTGCTGGCGATTGCCCACAACGGCGTGATCGAAAACTTTCGCCCGCTCAAGGAGCGCTTGGAAGGCGAGGGCTTCATCTTTCGCTCGGCGACCGATAGCGAGATCATCGCTCACTTGATCGCAAGTTGCCTTGAGAAGCAAGACGGCGAAACCGAAACGGCTGAGACCGCCGGCGCCGCGCCGCAATATAGTCATCTCGTTCGCGCCATCAAAGCAGCTCTCGCACAACTTCAAGGAACTTATGGATTGGCGATCATCTTTCGCGACTATCCCAATGTGCTGTTTGCCGCGCGTCTGGGCAGCCCATTGGTGATCGGCGTCGGCGATGGCGAGCATTTTCTGGCCAGCGACGCCTCGCCGCTGGTCGGCCATACCGAGCGAATCGTGTATCTGGCCGATCACGAACTGGCTGTGCTGACAGCCGATTCACTCCGCGTCATTCATCGCGATCAGGGGCAGGTGAAGCACCGTGTCCGCACTTTGGAAATGAGCGCCGGCGACGTACAGCTCAACGGCTATCCGCACTACATGCTCAAGGAGATCTTTGAGCAACCGGAATCGCTCCAAAACGCGATGCGCGGTCGGCTCAGTGCAGACGAAGCGACTTCGGTTTTCGGCGGCCTAAATCTCACGCCCCAGCAGCTTCGCAACGCCAATCGCTTCGTGCTAACGGCCTGCGGCACCAGTTGGCACGCGGCGCTAGTCGGCGAGTATTTGATCGAAGAGTTCGCCCGCATCCCGGTCGAAGTCGAATACGCGAGCGAATTGCGTTATCGAAATCCGCCCCTCGATCGCGACACGCTGCTCTTTGCCATCACGCAAAGCGGCGAAACGGCCGATACGCTGGCGGCCCTGCGCGAGGTGAAGCGCAAGGGACATCCGACTTTGGCGATCTGCAATGTGGTTGGCAGCTCGATCGCCCGCGAGGCCGACGGCGGGGTTTACCTGCATGCGGGTCCGGAGATCGGCGTCGCCTCGACAAAGGCCTTCACGTCGCAATGCGTGACGCTCGCGCTCTTAGCCCTCTATTTTGGCCGGCTACGGCATTTGAGCTTCGGAGCGGGGTTGCGAATCATCGAGGCATTGCACAAACTGCCCGACCAGGTTCGCCAAGCCCTGGCGACCAACGACGAGGTCCGCCGAATCGCCGCCAAATACTGCCATTGCAACAACTTCCTCTACCTGGGCCGGCAGCACAACTTCCCCGCCGCGCTGGAAGGGGCGCTCAAGCTCAAGGAAATCAGCTATATCCACGCCGAGGGCTATCCAGCGGCCGAGATGAAGCACGGACCGATCGCCCTAGTCGATGAGCACACTCCCAGCGTGTTCCTGATTCCGCACGGATTCGTGTACGACAAGGTGATGTCGAACCTCGAGGAGATCAAAGCCCGCGGCGGCCCGGTGATCGCCGTGATCTGCGAAGGGGACACTCGCGTCACCGAATTGGCCGACGACGTGATCCAGATCCCCGAGGTGGAAGATTTCTTGCAGCCGATCGTCGCGGCGATTCCGCTGCAACTGCTGGCCTATCACATTGCCGTGCTGCGCGGTTGCGACGTCGACAAGCCGCGGAATCTGGCCAAGAGCGTGACGGTGGAGTGACGACGGCCCCGATCGCGAAGTCTGCGCAATCTGCGGACGTTCCATCGCGTCGCGTGAACGAAACTGCTCTTTTCTCGCGCGTGGCATTCTGGTACTTACCCCGCTCCGAAGGCAGGTTGCCGCCGCGGGGCGGGCTTGCGCATTTCCTTGGCCCGAATATCGGTCGGGCATTCCAATTCTGGTTCGCTTATTCTCACGGGGACCCAGCCCATGAAACGCTGGCTATTGCGTTTGTCCGCGCTGTCGGGAGTCGTTGTTCTGGGGCTCATCGCGATCGCCCAGGCTCAACGGAGTTCGGCGCCGTTCGACAGTCCCGACGGCGTCGCTCCACAGTCACAAAGCACCGGCGAATCAGGACGATTTGGCCCGGATTCAACTGCCCGAATCATTTCGGTCGAGGACCGGCCCGCGCAGCGTGTCAGCCAGACTTTGCGGCCAACGGATGATGCCGCGGACAGCGCGCCGCCGACCAGCAAACATGGCACCGAACCAAATGACCCGTTTAACGTGCGGGATCGTTCGGCGGCGGCCTTGCCAGAGCGCTCGTCTGACGTGCCGGAGCGATTCCCGGGCGCGAAGACGGTTGCCGTGCTGCCAGGCGATTCAGACTCATCCTCGGATTCTCATTCGACGCGATCCACGTCGTCGCCAGCGGATAGCGGCTCGGTCTTCACCGCGGGCAGTCGCTACAACAATCCAATCCGCGGCGACGTTCGCTCCGCGGCAGCCGCTGGGCCTGCGCCGGCATTTGAGGATCGCGAATCAAAAGCCGTCAATCCCGATCCAGCGGTCGGTCCTTCGCTATCTCCTCCGGCGAACGGCGCGAAGCCGCTGCCGCGCGCTGAAGCAAGAAACGCCGCAGATAGCGATGCTGGCACGCACAGCGGGCCCTACGCTGGCTCCGCCGGCGCTGCCGATGCTGCGGCAACGATTTCAGTCATGAAGCGCGGCGGCGCGCCGGCCAATGCGTTCCGTCCGCCAGTCACTGACGCGGCGCCCGCCGAAACGGTAGCCACGACCGAAGGCGCCGGTCGCCCCGGCATCAAGCAGCTTGAGGGCGCACAGTCTCCTCAGTTGATGATCGAGAAGGTCGCGCCCTCTGAAGTTCAGGTCGGCAAGCCGGCCAAGTTCGAGATCAAGGTTCGCAATACGGGAAGCGTGACGGCCCAGGGAGTCGAGATTCACGACGAGATTCCGAAAGGGACTCAGTTAGTCGGCACGACCCCGGCCGCCACGCAAGGACCGCGCGGCGAGATGGTCTGGTCGCTCGGCACGCTGAATCCGGGCGATCAGGTCGTTGCACAGCTCGACCTGCTCCCGATCACCGAAGGAGAGATCGGCAGCGTCGCTAGCGTCACATTCCGGGCCGATGCCTCCGCGCGCACGGTCGCGACGAAGCCACAGTTGGCTCTGCAAGTCTCCGGTCCGAAACAGGTGATGATTGGCGACGACGCCACGCTCACGATTCGACTCAGCAATCCCGGCAGCGGCGCCGCCGGCGGGGTCGTGCTCTCGGAGCGGGTTCCCGCGGGCTTGCGGCATCCGGCCGGAAGCGAGCTTGAATTTGAAGTCGGCACTCTCAAGCCCGGAGAGTCGCGCCAAATCGAACTCACGCTCAATGCCGCCCAAGCCGGCCGCGTCACCAACTCGCTCATGGCGCGCGCCGAGGGAAATTTGAAAGCGGAAGAAAAGGCCGAGTTCGACGTGATCGCTCCCGCGCTGGCCGTGGCAATGACCGGCCCCTCGAAGCGGTATCTCGAGCGCCAGGCAACCTACACCGTGTCAGTCTCGAATCCGGGAACGGCTCCGGCCAAGGACGTGCAGCTCGTCACCCAATTGCCCAAGGGGCTGAAATTCGTCAAGGCAAACAATTCGGGCCAATACGATCCCAACACACACACTGTGAGTTGGAGCCTCGAAGAACTGCCAGCCACTGAATCGGGGACCGTCACTTTGGTGGCCGTGCCGATCGAGGTGGGCGAGCAAAAGATGAAGGTTCAAGGGAAGGCTCGCCAGGGGTTGAGCGACGAAAAGGAACAAACGGTCGTGGTCGAAGGTTTAGCCTCTCTGGCGTTCGACGTCCAGGCGGCCGATGAAGCGATCGAGATCGGCGGCGAAACGACTTATCAGATTCACGTCGTCAATCAGGGATCGAAAGCAGCCAGCAATGTGCAAATCGCGGCGATTTTTCCGGCCGAACTCAAGGCAACTCGAGCGGAGGGTCCAAGTCGAGAGACGGTCGAGGACCATCGCGTGCAATTCGAGCCACTCGCGCGGCTTTCGCCCAAGGCCGACGCCACCTTCCGCATCCGCGCCCAAGCCCTCCAGGCCGGCGACCTGCGCGTCAAAGTGCAATTGATGACCGACGAGACGCGGCAGCCGATCACGAAGGAAGGCAGCACCCGCGTGTATTCGGACCAATAGGCGCGACGTGCCGCGCGTCAGCGACGCTCATCTCACCGTTGAGAGCGAGCCGACGGAGTAGCTCGTCGAGAACGGGAAGGCGCCGTAGGCCCCGTGCGTGAAAACCAGGCTGATGAAATCGTCGGCCTTGAGAATCTCGCTCTTCGGCACCAGCACGACGTCGGAATCGCCGAGCCAAATCTCGCCGGCTGGGCAGGCGTTCTTCCCTCCAAGCGCGGAGTGCATATTCACCATCGTCGCCATCAACCGCCAGTCGTCGCCGCGGCGGAAGACGACGATCTGCTTGATGTTGGCACCCACGTTCCAGCTCCCGGCCATCGAAATCGCCTGCATCACGGTCGTCGGCCCATCGAGCACGAATCTTCCCGGCAAATGCACCTCGCCCAACACAAACACGAACCGCGGAGCGCGAGCCGTTAGCACGGGCGTCACTTCCATACCCGGGATTTCCGCCGCGTAGCGGGCGTCGATCTCGCACTTCAAGTCGTCGAGTGTCAGCCCTTGCACCGGCACCGGGCCGATCGCGGGCAAGCTAACGGTGCCGTCGGGAGTCACGCGCACGTCGATCCCTTGCCCGCCGGTGCCGGCGCGAGCGTCGACCGTCGCACGCAGGTCTTCGAGCTTCGTGTTGACGCGGATTGGCGTGACTGTGATCGCGGGATTCTTGTAGAACTTCAAATAGTCCTTTTCCAATTTGTCGTGCAACTGGA contains:
- the glmS gene encoding glutamine--fructose-6-phosphate transaminase (isomerizing); this translates as MCGIVGYVGHRQAVDFLLEGLRRLEYRGYDSSGVVTITPKGKFAVVKSAGRIDLLETKLADHPAPGSIGIGHTRWATHGAPTDENAHPHLGGQHVLAIAHNGVIENFRPLKERLEGEGFIFRSATDSEIIAHLIASCLEKQDGETETAETAGAAPQYSHLVRAIKAALAQLQGTYGLAIIFRDYPNVLFAARLGSPLVIGVGDGEHFLASDASPLVGHTERIVYLADHELAVLTADSLRVIHRDQGQVKHRVRTLEMSAGDVQLNGYPHYMLKEIFEQPESLQNAMRGRLSADEATSVFGGLNLTPQQLRNANRFVLTACGTSWHAALVGEYLIEEFARIPVEVEYASELRYRNPPLDRDTLLFAITQSGETADTLAALREVKRKGHPTLAICNVVGSSIAREADGGVYLHAGPEIGVASTKAFTSQCVTLALLALYFGRLRHLSFGAGLRIIEALHKLPDQVRQALATNDEVRRIAAKYCHCNNFLYLGRQHNFPAALEGALKLKEISYIHAEGYPAAEMKHGPIALVDEHTPSVFLIPHGFVYDKVMSNLEEIKARGGPVIAVICEGDTRVTELADDVIQIPEVEDFLQPIVAAIPLQLLAYHIAVLRGCDVDKPRNLAKSVTVE
- a CDS encoding polysaccharide biosynthesis/export family protein, whose protein sequence is MSWVACFGTATSELLRNWPRIRAAGIAAALSAAAVAGLKALPVEAQQPSGSFSVEACGPCGSFPSCVPWQPGNYGEYVDHPRLAHVPVYRLRVDDQLRCVYRLTRAESYGPYELNVGDEVQVEALNAPELNRSVIIQPDGSITLRLLDQIKASHLTLVQLHDKLEKDYLKFYKNPAITVTPIRVNTKLEDLRATVDARAGTGGQGIDVRVTPDGTVSLPAIGPVPVQGLTLDDLKCEIDARYAAEIPGMEVTPVLTARAPRFVFVLGEVHLPGRFVLDGPTTVMQAISMAGSWNVGANIKQIVVFRRGDDWRLMATMVNMHSALGGKNACPAGEIWLGDSDVVLVPKSEILKADDFISLVFTHGAYGAFPFSTSYSVGSLSTVR